The genome window CCAGCGGATCATAACGACCGCCGCCACATACCGTACCTTGCGAACCCAGTTGATCCGTCACCCATTCAAACACGGTGCGATTGTAGTAATCCATCCCGCGCACCAGGCGCGGATTGATGGTGAATGGAATCGCATTGTGACGGAGGATCTTTTGCACACCTTCAAAGTGCGCGCGCGATTCTTCGCCCAGATAGTCGAGCAGCTTGGGCGCCGCATTAACCATATCCTGCATGGTCGGATTCTTGGTATCCAGGATACGCAAAGGATTGCTGTGCAACCGTTTTTGCGCTTCGGTATCCAGCAAATCCGCATTTTTTTCAAAATAAGCGATCAGGTCGGCGCGATGCTTGTTGCGCTCTTCTGCATTACCGATCGAATTCAATTCAAGGCGTACGTCCTGCAAACCGAGATCGTCCCACAGACGCTGGCACATCATGATCAGTTCGGCATCGATATCCGGGCCGGCAAATCCGATGGCTTCCGCACCAATTTGATGGAACTGGCGATAGCGACCACGTTGCGGTCTTTCATGACGGAACATCGGGCCCGCGTACCACAGGCGTTTCGGGCCGTCATAGGTCAAATTGTGTTCGAGTGCTGCGCGCACCACACCGGCCGTGCATTCAGGACGCAAGGTCAGCTGATCGCCATTCATCGAATCGGTGAAGGAATACATTTCCTTCTCAACGATATCGGTGACTTCGCCCAGGCCACGTGCAAACAATGCGGTAGGCTCCACGATAGGCGTACGTATCTGTTGAAAACCATAGCTCTTGAGCACAGTGTGCACGGTGTTTTCAAACAATTCCCACAAAGGCGCGTCAGCCGGGAGAATGTCATTCATTCCCTTTACGCCGACGATTTTTTCTGTTTTCTTGGTATCTGACATTTATTTTTAAAGACTTATTTTCTACAACTTGTTGAATGCGGCGTCCGCCAATTAAGCAGCGCTCGTTTTTTCTTTACCGTAGTGGCTCTTCACATAGTCGAGCACGATCGCGTGGAATTCTTCGGCGATATTGTCACCGCGCAGGGTCACGGTTTTTTCACCGTCGACGAATACTGGTGCAGCCGGCGATTCACCAGTGCCCGGCAAGCTGATACCGATGTTTGCATGCTTGGATTCACCCGGACCATTCACGATGCAACCCATGACTGCAACGTTCATCGCTTCGACGCCTGGATATTCTTTCTTCCAGACCGGCATCTGGTCACGCAAATAAGTCTGTATGCCGTCTGCCAGCTCCTGGAATACCGTCGAAGTCGTACGACCACAGCCCGGACATGCAATCACCATAGGCGTAAATTTACGCAAGCCCATAGTTTGCAAAATTTCCTGGCCGACGATGACTTCCTTGGTACGGTCACCACCCGGCTCCGGCGTCAGCGAAATACGTATCGTGTCGCCTATGCCTTCCTGCAGCAAAACCGACAAGGCGGCGGTCGACGCAACAATACCCTTACTGCCCATTCCCGCTTCAGTCAAACCGAGGTGCAAAGGATAATCACAACGACGCGCCAGTTCGCGATATACGGCGATCAAATCCTGTACGCCCGAGACCTTGCACGAAAGGATGATGCGATCACCCGCCAGGCCGACTTCTTCGGCGCGCATCGCGTTTTCAATCGCCGATGTCACCAATGCTTCGTACATGACGGCTTGCGCACTCCACGGCGTTGACCGTGCCGCATTTTCATCCATGATGCGTGCCAGCAGCTCCTGATCCAGGCTGCCCCAGTTCACGCCTATGCGCACCGGCTTATCGAAGCGGCACGCTGTTTCTATCATTTGCGCAAACTGTGTATCGCGCTTATTGCCTTTGCCGACATTACCCGGGTTGATGCGATATTTCGCCAGCGCCTTCGCGCAGTCCGGATAATCATTCAGCAATTTGTGACCGTTGTAATGGAAATCGCCGACCAACGGCACGACGATATCCATCTTGTCGAGTTGTTCGCAAATCTCCGGCACCGCAGCTGCGGCCTCTGGCGTATTCACGGTAATGCGCACCAGTTCCGAACCGGCACGCGCCAATTCCTTGATCTGGATCGCGGTACCGATGATGTCGGCGGTATCGGTATTCGTCATCGATTGCACGACCACCGGCGCATCGCCGCCTATACGGACTTCACGACCACCATAACTGACTACCGCCACACGGCTCTGGCGACGCGTCACAGGACCGGTAGCTATCGGATTGGATGACGACATAAGCGTTTTATTTCAAATTCAATCGGGCAACGTTGCTGCTGTTTCCAGTCACTACATCAACCGGCGCACCGCGCAAAGTGACATCTACACCTGCCGCGTTACCAATGACAACCGAGACCGGGCCGGTGACGGCAACGGCTTCAGAGCTGCCGGCTTTGAGCAGGCGGGACAAAATCACGCTATTGTCAGCGCCCTTGATTTCGACCCAGGAATCCTCGCGCACATTGATCGCGAGTGCATTTTTACTGTCCACCGGCACCACTGGTTTCGGTGCTGCTACCGCTGCCGGTTTTGCGACAGGAGTAAGCGGTGCGACCGCTGGTGCTGCCGTCGCTACGCTGGCAGGCGCCGGCACTGTCGGTTTGGCCGCTGCGGCAACTGTTTCCGCAACAGGCTTGGCCGTTTCCGCCGGCTTCACTTCGGGTGTCTTGGTTTCTGTTACTTCCAACACTTCTAATGGAGGAGCGGTCTCGACCACAGCTTGCGGAGCGGCATCCGACAACTCGATCGGTGCCAGTTTTTCTTCCACTTTCGCCGGCGAACCTGCAGGGCCATGCGACAACCAACCCATATGCTGACCGGCGTAGGCCAACAAGCCCAGTACCACCAGGATGCCGCCACCAAGCACGGCTTTCGAACGCAGGCCACGCTGGTTTGACGACAGCAATTTGGTTTCGGAAAACGATGCCGACAAGGGACTACGTTCCGGCGGCAAGATTGCCGGTGCCACGGTAT of Janthinobacterium sp. Marseille contains these proteins:
- the hisS gene encoding histidine--tRNA ligase, encoding MSDTKKTEKIVGVKGMNDILPADAPLWELFENTVHTVLKSYGFQQIRTPIVEPTALFARGLGEVTDIVEKEMYSFTDSMNGDQLTLRPECTAGVVRAALEHNLTYDGPKRLWYAGPMFRHERPQRGRYRQFHQIGAEAIGFAGPDIDAELIMMCQRLWDDLGLQDVRLELNSIGNAEERNKHRADLIAYFEKNADLLDTEAQKRLHSNPLRILDTKNPTMQDMVNAAPKLLDYLGEESRAHFEGVQKILRHNAIPFTINPRLVRGMDYYNRTVFEWVTDQLGSQGTVCGGGRYDPLVEMFGGKPTPACGFAMGVERLLELMKASGEQFAPNQCDVYIVHQGEEAQLQASVVAERLRDAGLDVVLHCAAATGIGSFKSQMKRADGSGAAYAVIIGEDEIAQGTAVVKEMRNAEAAGNQASVPFEGIADYLVDQIVGAHDHAHDEHVHYHH
- the ispG gene encoding flavodoxin-dependent (E)-4-hydroxy-3-methylbut-2-enyl-diphosphate synthase gives rise to the protein MSSSNPIATGPVTRRQSRVAVVSYGGREVRIGGDAPVVVQSMTNTDTADIIGTAIQIKELARAGSELVRITVNTPEAAAAVPEICEQLDKMDIVVPLVGDFHYNGHKLLNDYPDCAKALAKYRINPGNVGKGNKRDTQFAQMIETACRFDKPVRIGVNWGSLDQELLARIMDENAARSTPWSAQAVMYEALVTSAIENAMRAEEVGLAGDRIILSCKVSGVQDLIAVYRELARRCDYPLHLGLTEAGMGSKGIVASTAALSVLLQEGIGDTIRISLTPEPGGDRTKEVIVGQEILQTMGLRKFTPMVIACPGCGRTTSTVFQELADGIQTYLRDQMPVWKKEYPGVEAMNVAVMGCIVNGPGESKHANIGISLPGTGESPAAPVFVDGEKTVTLRGDNIAEEFHAIVLDYVKSHYGKEKTSAA
- a CDS encoding RodZ domain-containing protein; this encodes MSNDVPVNEVMDDAAPEPVPATEKPEPVISAGAQLATLRQERGWTVEQVANQLNLASRQIQALEEDNYAALPGMVIVRGFIRSYSKVLRVDPAPILAGIKDDTVAPAILPPERSPLSASFSETKLLSSNQRGLRSKAVLGGGILVVLGLLAYAGQHMGWLSHGPAGSPAKVEEKLAPIELSDAAPQAVVETAPPLEVLEVTETKTPEVKPAETAKPVAETVAAAAKPTVPAPASVATAAPAVAPLTPVAKPAAVAAPKPVVPVDSKNALAINVREDSWVEIKGADNSVILSRLLKAGSSEAVAVTGPVSVVIGNAAGVDVTLRGAPVDVVTGNSSNVARLNLK